Part of the Denticeps clupeoides chromosome 3, fDenClu1.1, whole genome shotgun sequence genome, ACGTCATTGCGGTGGCGGCGGCAATGGCCTCACAGGTGAGCCCAGCGGAGTGGCTTTAGAGAACGGGTGGAGATTAGCACCTCTGGAGAGGCAAATCCTAACGGGCCGCCTGATTGGAATCCCAGTATCAATCAGCTATTTGTGGTAAATGTGGTTGCTGCTCGGGCCTGGATTAGCAAATTTGGTGACCATGGGCGGCCATGACCCTCATTTTACTTCCTTGGACCATTTCTGGGTggaaggttttatttttttaatgctattcaaatttttataatatatgaagtttttttttccattgcagACGTATTCAAGTGGccggcgccccctgctggagcaGGTGAGTGGGATGTGATGGGCTTGTGCGGCAGGAAGGCACTGACACTGCTGAGCAGCGTATTCGCCGTTTGCGGACTGGGCCTCCTGGGCATCGCTGTCAGCACTGACTACTGGCTCTACCTGGAGGAAGGGGTCATCCTGCCCCTCAATCAGAGCACAGAGATCCGCATGTCCCTGCACTCGGGACTGTGGAGGGTGTGCTTTTTGGCTGGTGAGTTTGCAATTTTTGGCCAGTTtgacagttgaaaccaaaaatATAACATACAACCCTTTTTTGGatgtttgttttaaaaagaatttgCAATGACTGATACTTTTCACAACATGGTCCTGTGGCGGTTATGCTTGTGCAACTCCACTAATCCAGCACAGAAATCAACCAATCACAGATGGTGTTGCCCAACAGAAGGACAAACAAAAACGTGGATTTCTCCGCACTGATGACAGTTTGGTCATATAAAGCCATGTGAATAACACCCGGTGTTACATTACTATACGATATTAATGACAAAAATctaatttttgtttaattttttttctattaaatcaattctgtgtacatttatttagctagaatatcaaattcaaaaccaTATACACTGCACTATAATCTGGAGACTGATGTCTCTTATATTGTGGCAATAAACTAGGCACGGAACCTGCGTAGCATCTACACGACACCACAATGTTTGTAGCTATCTCAGTACATGAGTGTGTTGCATGGTCAGATTCGATATTCCAGTGGTTCAGGAATCAGGAAATAAACTAGTTAGGCCACTAATTATGAAATTAGTGGCCACCCCAATCTGGCAATATTCTATGTGGcttcacaattttttaaatggaaattacACTCAACAACTGTGGAGTAATGACTAAAAACACCAAATCTAAAACTACTCTGAATATTTCTGATTGATCAGGTTTAAATTGTTGCTTGATCCTTTTCAGCATTTTGAGAGCTCTAACGAAGCCAGTTGCAGGATTTGTTGGAGCTCCAGGAACAATGGAATCTCCATTGTGTCTTACTGTCCTCCCCTTCTCCCATGCTTTCCAGTGTTTCCATATCCTTTCAGCACATCCTTTTGATGTGCTCCTTCACATAGCACTGAATTCTGCACCTAGAGAACAAACATGcgcccatcagccttggtggaCGCATGAATTcctctgtgtgctttttttgtggATGAACTTTGAATATATTCTTCATTACACTTGTCTTGTTCCTCAAATGAAAGCCCACAGTGGGgttcttctgttttctctgcttttaCTGCCTCCTTCCCTGCCTGTGACACCAACTAATACACCACCCTTAATCCACTCCTCTACCCACATGTCAATAACAGGGAGCAGGGGCATGTTTTTTCCTTCCAGAACCTGAACATCCCTGTCTCAATGGCTTCCACCTGGTGTGCATGGGTCTGCTGCTTGATTCTtctttttgatgatgacaacattTGTCTTTAGTGGGTCATGCTGCAGGGACGAGGACACACTAATGTTTCCTTTCTCTCATTTCTCAGAGACACCGAACCCTGTACGAGTGTTGCCCACTGGTAAACCAGGTATCCATCTCTTCTCTCTCCTAGGTCTGGGCACCTGTAGACCTTCAGGCATAAACAATAGCCTTCCTATTGTTTATTGCCTTCTCTCAGGCTCCTCAAGATCTAAACCCCACATGTGTCCTACAGTAAACCCAGTGAGACGAgtgaacaataataaaaaagaataattgcTAGGTCCATCAATATAAAATTGCTTTACAACTAACAATGAATAAATAGCATATTtcacaattaattaatcatgattaattatttttatccTCTGGTCCTGTCTGATTTTCACGATATCTCCATATGAGTTGTCATCTGAATCTGCTGTAAAACTCTTTCCCTGTCCATTTCTATCTTTAAGTAGGGACTGTCTTTGGGTAGGGTAGCCATGACATCCAGAACCCTGAAGCCAAGCTTGGCCCATGCATGACAGTTGTTGGAAAATAAGCTAAAAGGCCACACCTATAGACAAGGCTCACATTTATCATTTCTACTGGCACTTATCATTGTAAAGCTTCCTTTAATTCAGCCAATGGACTGCTACCCTTGAATCTTTTGGCTTTTGAATTCTACTGACTCGGTCCAAGAGTGTAACCTACGGTATCCATCTGTTTCAGTCCTGACCTACACATGTCCTCAGCATGGCAGAGAAAAAGTAATTTAGTGGCACAATTCTCCAGCTACTTATATAACTGCCAGTTGTGCATGGGCTCTGGCCATATAAGGCCAAATGGTCCAGCATGTGCTGGAGTTATTGAGTGGCCTTGTTGTGGAATGGATGACACAGACAGACCTCCAAATTTGACCCACAAACCACAACTTCCGAACTTTTTTGGTGGGGAGAGTGGGCCAGAGGCGGCAAGGGAAAGGTTTAGCCAAGAGGATAAGTATCGACATTTAATTGGCCTGAAAAGTGGTCCGATGACCAGTTTTAACCTTTCTGTTTACTCCACTTTAGGTCTGAACAGGGTGTGACATTAGAACGTCagtatatattgtaatattccAAATGTCACATTTAGCTGTTCTGGATAAACACTTTATTGacactttatttaaattagGGATGTTAACATGCATAAATAGCTCAAAATGGGGAGGCAAACAAGAAATAGCAGTTGTTCAGATGATCAGGGTTTAAGTAATGCATCATGTAGCTTGGCAGTTGAATTTTCTAATAccaaaaaagcacacattcataaatcattttaGTGATTAATAGCAAAAGTTAACAAAAGGGTTTGACaagattgtgttttgtgtttttttcagccCTACTTAGTTGTATTATAACTGAATCAATTGATAATTACAAGCTGAAAATGGATTTATTCCTCataacatgcaacacacacattcacaacatttctgtgttttttttttgctttggacATTTTAATGTTCACCCCATATTGCCATCTGTCATTTTGAAACTGGAATTGAAATTCAGAGAAGTAATCTAGCCCCACTCTACCTGCACATTATCACATTCGCAGTCTAATTTAACACATTATTCCATAAGGCCATGATATTACTCTTGTCAGGCGGTGGcatatagaaaataaataactattttTATAAGTCTGAGTTAAATTTCCGGATGACAGAGCCTGAATGAcctatgaatattatttatgcCTCATTGTATTACTGCCCCTTATCATAGCTTGTAATGCGTCACACACAACAATAGCATTTTACCGTTTctccagagaaaaaaaatgaaatgtaatactATCATGATTTATTTTACTATGTTGTTTACtatgttgtttttcttgtttcaaTGTTTTAATCTATTGTGATATAAACAAAAAGGTTTTACAATGTAACTTGATGTTATGTAAAAACATATTTGGTTAAAATATCAAACATAAAACTCATGTTAAATGAAACTTTATGAAGAGAACAAGTAAACAGAACAATACTGCAACATGTCTCATTATTACAAGGTAAATTGAATCTTGTGTGAAGTTTCAAAAACAATTATTTGCTGCAAGAATGCAGCTGCAACACCATGATTTACAATATTTATGATAAAACATGATGAATGGCTGTAGAAGGCTGTTCCTTGATGAACCCAACTGGCTGGAGAAGAATAAGATCCAATTAGCATTCTGGTCCCGAAATCCGTGGCAACATTATCTGGTAGAGCGGAGCATTAAGTGGATTAGAGCGAAGCCTTGTCACCGTTCCAGATTTGTTGCGGCCGCATGGGATCCCTCACCACCCCATAAAATGACTCTTGCATTTGTTAAATTAGACTGCCTCAGGGGCAGGCACAGCCACTGCTGTGGGAAATGAGCTCAGTGAGTCAGCGAGATTGATGGAGGCAGAAGGAATGATCTTCAGGTCTTACACAAAACCCATTTTGAAAATGGCATACACATCATGCCGCCACATGAATATTAAGTGGTCTGGGATTTGACCAGAAGGTAATGGGATGAATGCAGAATAAATAGCATATTtcacaattaattaatcatgattaatgatTTTTAACACTGTAAATATTTTCCATCTGGTCCTGTCTGATTTTCATGATGTATATATGAAAAGATTTGTATTGTCATCTGAATCGGCTCTGAGTCAACATAAAATAGCTGATTAGTAGAGAGATAAGCTATCTGTGGGCTAGGTGATGGTGCTAACATCTCATCGGAAGTGTCTTCTTTGTTCTGTGGTCCAGGTGAGGAGAAGGGTCGGTGCTTCACCATCGAGTACGTCATGCCCACTAACGTCCAGATGACCTCTGAGTCCACCGTCAGTGTGTTGAGTGAGTGGTGACCTCCATTTCTATAGCAATATGTATAGAAACATGTATATGTATAgaaagccttatcagggctcttagtttgtatactcgatattctatagaaatcgaacgagaattgctggtgtcttcccattgtaagtcgctttggataaaagcgtctgccaaataaagtaaagtaaagtaaagaaacagACTGGCAGGTGTGGACCACAAGTAGAATATTTATCCAGATGAGAAGTTGGCTGATTATAGAGCCAGAAAAGCAAGTGGATGTTGCAAAATGTATGTTCTGCATTGGCACTTATCAACTATTGTGCAttccagaacatttatttattccaaatgagtTACTTCCAACATGGAATTCTGGAGTTCTCACTGTTTAGGGCAAATCCTCAATGTTCAGGTCTTCACCGAAATGCTGGTTTCCCCTTTCCTGTTCTATAGAGATGATTCGCTCAGCCACACCCTTTCCCCTGGTCAGCCTCTTCTTCATGTTCATTGGCTTTGTTCTGAGCAACATTGGCCATATCCGGCCCCACCGTACAATCCTGGCCTTCGTCTCAGgcatcttcttcatcctctcaGGTACTGTGTCACTGTTAATCCTGCACTGGTGTTTCTATCTCTTTCAGatgttattatattaattatagcAACACCAGTATTATATGATCTTCCTACAGATTATTCTAGTTGTCTATAATAACATACTTTAAAATCGCTGTatgttaaaaacaacaaaaaataataaatgcagtaaataatATTGTTAATGCTGATGTTATGTCAATATAGAATTTtcctttaatattaaaaatcaaactgaacattaacattgtgacattttttcagCGTTCATACTTGTTAGTGAATTTTGTAAACCTTTATACAACCAATAGAATAAACTGTGAAGTTGGTCATGTTCCTGCTGGCTCCCAGTGAAATCCCTTATTAATAGTCTTTCTTAgtcacaattaaacaaacatctTGATTCATCAACATATCAATAATGCATCACTTAATAAGAACAATGAGTTTAAAGCTCTAGCTAATTTGTACTCTTCTGATcatacatttgtaaaataattcCAGATTTTACCCTCTGTCTTTGGCAGGTCTTTCCCTGGTTGTCGGCCTAGTGCTGTACATCTCCAGCATCAATGACGAGATGCTGAACAGGACCAAAACTAACGAGGCCTACTTTAGCTACAAGTACGGCTGGTCCTTTGCTTTCGCTGCAATCTCCTTCCTGCTAACAGAGGTATGACAGCCATGCTCTTCTGATTCTCTGAGTCCATTGATCAATGGTGTATTTGATGATTTTTAACAAAATCCGTTGTTACATTCAGTCTGATTTAGTGACTAGTAACTTTCCTATGTTTTTGTTGCTATTAGCTACTCAGATTAAACCAGTGTGAAATCCCAATCAAACAGATTtggccacacccacaaacaATCAGTATCTATTAAGCAAACTACCTGGGTggactgaaaacaaagaaagaatcAAAGATTTGCTCACAGGTACAACTAATCCAGATTATCACACATGTACTACCAATGCAAAAAATGCCGTATACATGATATAAGGTACCAGTGTTATGCTGTAATCTGCTCTCCTGTCACTAGCTCTTGTTCCAAATTTCCTGCAGTGGACATTGTTGtcagtaaataaattaattcgtttttttgttttgtttttatcaaTGCAGACGGCTGGCGTGATGTCCGTATACCTGTTCATGAAACGCTACACAGCTGAGGAGATGTACAGGCCACACCCAGGCTTCTACCGGCCACGCCTGAGCAACTGCTCTGACTACTCAGGCCAGTTCTTGCACCCGGATGCCTGGACCCGCGGCCGCAGCCCCTCCGACATCTCCAGTGAGGCGTCGCTCCAGATGAACTCCAACTACCCCGCGTTGCTCAAGTGTCCCGAGTACGACCAGATGTCCTCGTCCCCGTGCTGAAGTATCATGGACCGTCTGATAGCAACATACAAACAGACACATGGCCAGGGCATAAATGGAGTGAGTGAGGGGGTGTGGGAAATGCTTTGAGAGAGAGGTTTTTCCATTAACTCATTTAATTCTGTACTCCAttaattcttcttctttttttaaaatctctagttttttttttttttttgtaccagcTGCTCCGCTTCTGTGTATGCGTCCATGCTGGTGTTTAAACCGCGGACATGTCTCAACATTTTTCCATTCCTGAATGGGAAATGGCTTCCTGAACTGGACCATCGGTTTATGATTACTATTTACTCAGCAttaccttttttaaataattttttgcccAGTGGGTAATGAAAATGATAAtgcaagaaaaatacatttaaaatttttgattttctttagatttaatataataacaatGGATCAGTGAGTATATTTAAGATGACAAGGTACAATGTTCCATTGCAGAGATTGTAGGCATTGGTGAGTCCAGCTCAATATACATAATTTCAGCAGCAGAATAA contains:
- the cacng5a gene encoding calcium channel, voltage-dependent, gamma subunit 5a isoform X2, translating into MGLCGRKALTLLSSVFAVCGLGLLGIAVSTDYWLYLEEGVILPLNQSTEIRMSLHSGLWRVCFLAGEEKGRCFTIEYVMPTNVQMTSESTVSVLKMIRSATPFPLVSLFFMFIGFVLSNIGHIRPHRTILAFVSGIFFILSGLSLVVGLVLYISSINDEMLNRTKTNEAYFSYKYGWSFAFAAISFLLTETAGVMSVYLFMKRYTAEEMYRPHPGFYRPRLSNCSDYSGQFLHPDAWTRGRSPSDISSEASLQMNSNYPALLKCPEYDQMSSSPC
- the cacng5a gene encoding calcium channel, voltage-dependent, gamma subunit 5a isoform X1 is translated as MGLCGRKALTLLSSVFAVCGLGLLGIAVSTDYWLYLEEGVILPLNQSTEIRMSLHSGLWRVCFLAETPNPVRVLPTGKPGEEKGRCFTIEYVMPTNVQMTSESTVSVLKMIRSATPFPLVSLFFMFIGFVLSNIGHIRPHRTILAFVSGIFFILSGLSLVVGLVLYISSINDEMLNRTKTNEAYFSYKYGWSFAFAAISFLLTETAGVMSVYLFMKRYTAEEMYRPHPGFYRPRLSNCSDYSGQFLHPDAWTRGRSPSDISSEASLQMNSNYPALLKCPEYDQMSSSPC